Proteins co-encoded in one Lineus longissimus chromosome 11, tnLinLong1.2, whole genome shotgun sequence genomic window:
- the LOC135495262 gene encoding uncharacterized protein LOC135495262, whose product MVTSPTLESANTDPLTKLWDLESIGIRPSEQTCEASDDFETFCAENIEKREKQYFSRLPWKPDHPHLPTNFNVANARTRKLVRHLPPDTIKIYDRIINEQEQRGFIERVLNDDNRLGHYLPHRCVKKDSPTTPIRIVYDCSCKSATTPSLNDCLQKGPELLNDLTGMIMRFRLHPIALSSDIEKAFLHVGLHEQDRDFTKFLWLPHPEEPESDFIVYRFSSVLFGSNASPAILNAVIRKHLKENDSETARDISTNIYVDNVISGVENEQNALDYFNSANQLVESGGFHLRSWATNSQLLKETAKNEGVLDDSSNASLLGLKWDTDLDTIGFKPCDISCTVY is encoded by the coding sequence ATGGTTACATCACCAACGCTCGAATCCGCAAACACTGATCCTTTAACCAAATTATGGGATCTAGAAAGCATTGGCATTAGGCCTAGTGAACAAACTTGTGAAGCTTCCGATGACTTTGAAACATTTTGCGCTGAGAACATTGAAAAACGTGAGAAACAGTATTTCTCCAGACTACCATGGAAACCTGATCACCCGCACCTACCGACCAACTTCAATGTTGCCAACGCGCGCACTAGAAAATTGGTTAGGCACCTCCCACCTGATACCATCAAAATCTATGACCGCATCATAAATGAACAGGAACAACGTGGCTTCATTGAACGCGTATTGAATGATGACAACCGATTGGGTCATTATCTACCGCATCGCTGTGTAAAGAAGGATTCGCCTACCACGCCCATTCGCATAGTTTACGACTGTAGTTGTAAATCCGCAACCACACCAAGCTTGAATGATTGTTTACAAAAAGGCCCAGAACTTCTCAATGATTTGACAGGCATGATCATGCGTTTCCGCCTTCATCCCATAGCACTAAGTAGTGATATTGAGAAGGCATTTCTTCATGTTGGTCTACATGAACAAGATAGAGATTTCACTAAGTTCCTCTGGTTGCCTCATCCCGAAGAACCAGAGAGCGACTTCATCGTGTACAGGTTCTCATCTGTCCTATTCGGTTCAAACGCCAGCCCAGCCATACTAAACGCGGTCATCCGTAAACACCTAAAAGAAAATGACTCTGAAACCGCCAGAGACATTTCCACCAACATTTACGTGGACAACGTAATCAGTGGTGTTGAAAATGAACAGAATGCGCTAGACTATTTCAACTCAGCAAATCAGTTGGTAGAATCCGGTGGTTTCCATCTCAGATCATGGGCAACAAACAGCCAACTACTGAAAGAAACTGCAAAAAATGAAGGTGTGCTTGATGACAGTAGCAACGCATCACTTCTTGGTCTGAAATGGGATACCGACTTGGATACAATTGGTTTCAAACCTTGTGACATTTCATGTACagtctattaa
- the LOC135495263 gene encoding uncharacterized protein LOC135495263, translating to MDKLKQKVQSRRAQLDKKIAKGRVICDKPELSDTEADLLEATIEIVTTILEVIEGIHEKILDKLLGTEDYGTVFEESDDYVIRINEDIKETNVDTSLSVASGAAVSTTSFTSHKPKTVNLPKLQLITFEGDILRWQSFINSFEAAIDKNSALENIQKFQCLRAQLKGEAALVIEGLPLTSDNYTNAMEILKERYGQQHKLRNAYMKALWSLPSPTETISSLQTFHDNVETTTMSGTAGYRTPRINIRGTPDSHHYRETTRGTSEEYF from the exons ATGGATAAGTTAAAGCAAAAAGTGCAGAGCCGTCGCGCTCAACTAGACAAAAAAATTGCCAAAGGAAGGGTAATTTGTGACAAACCGGAACTTTCAGATACAGAGGCAGACTTGTTAGAGGCGACAATCGAAATTGTGACCACTATACTCGAAGTGATTGAAGGAATACACGAGAAGATATTGGACAAACTGCTCGGCACCGAGGACTATGGTACTGTATTCGAAGAGTCTGATGATTATGTGATTCGAATAAACGAGGacattaaagag ACGAACGTGGATACTTCACTGAGTGTTGCCTCCGGCGCAGCCGTAAGTACAACATCATTTACGTCGCATAAACCAAAAACTGTCAATTTGCCGAAATTACAACTGATCACGTTCGAAGGGGACATTCTACGATGGCAAAGCTTCATAAATTCGTTTGAAGCTGCCATTGACAAGAATTCAGCATTGGAGAATATCCAGAAGTTCCAATGTCTCCGTGCCCAGCTGAAGGGTGAGGCGGCTCTCGTTATCGAGGGGCTTCCCCTGACTAGTGACAATTACACCAACGCCATGGAGATTTTGAAGGAAAGGTATGGACAACAGCACAAGTTACGCAACGCCTACATGAAAGCCTTATGGTCTCTGCCGTCACCAACGGAGACCATTTCATCTCTACAGACCTTCCACGACAATGTCGAGACCACGACAATGTCGGGGACTGCAGGCTATCGGACGCCCAGAATCAACATACGGGGAACTCCTGATTCCCATCATTACCGAGAAACTACCCGAGGAACTTCTGAGGAATATTTCTAG